A single window of Entomoplasma ellychniae DNA harbors:
- the rpsL gene encoding 30S ribosomal protein S12 — translation MPTINQLVKTNRKAKTWKTKAPALNRGVNSLKKKVTKVSSPQKRGVCTRVATMTPKKPNSALRKYARVRLTNGMEVNAYIPGEGHNLQEHSVVLIRGGRVKDLPGVRYHIVRGTLDTQSVNNRQKSRSLYGTKKPKK, via the coding sequence ATGCCAACAATTAATCAATTAGTTAAAACAAATCGTAAAGCTAAAACTTGAAAAACAAAAGCACCTGCTCTAAATAGAGGGGTTAACTCTTTAAAAAAGAAAGTAACTAAAGTTTCATCACCTCAAAAAAGAGGAGTATGTACTCGTGTTGCTACAATGACACCTAAAAAGCCTAACTCTGCCCTACGTAAATACGCACGTGTAAGATTAACAAACGGAATGGAAGTTAATGCTTATATACCTGGAGAAGGGCATAACCTGCAAGAACACTCAGTTGTACTTATTCGTGGTGGAAGAGTTAAAGATTTACCCGGAGTACGTTACCATATAGTTCGTGGAACACTAGATACTCAATCTGTAAATAACCGTCAAAAATCTCGTTCATTGTACGGAACTAAAAAACCTAAGAAATAA
- a CDS encoding IS3 family transposase: protein MSRIGNSLDNRESEYFFGSLKKECLNKINTKTMKLKEIYNNLKSYISWYNNNIMWRWWIINPTFTSIS, encoded by the coding sequence ATGAGTAGAATAGGCAATTCTTTAGATAACAGAGAGTCAGAGTATTTCTTTGGAAGCTTAAAAAAAGAGTGTTTAAACAAAATAAATACCAAAACAATGAAATTAAAAGAAATTTATAACAATTTGAAATCATATATAAGTTGATACAATAATAATATAATGTGAAGGTGATGAATTATCAACCCAACTTTTACTAGTATTAGTTAA
- the oppF gene encoding oligopeptide ABC transporter ATP-binding protein OppF — MLKDDKEVLLNVRDLVIEFRNKGRKFQAVKNVSFDIYKQEIFGLVGESGSGKTTIGRAIAGVQEIKDGSIYLDNQIVAGQPTSLYKLNQQINKNIYVIENKYIVNCNYIEKLIFQLKLSYVKYKDNPEMLIKANWKKVFASSKIALIHHLTKDCLKFINQNIKNFERINQFVTNIHNYIPEVPIELENSILAKNVDTKDIFLKLKEKISLDFFDLDEIQNKVNEVIKNKKQTSFIELLHFIFTKLELIKLNNDKILRRINIAKHLEKQNLDLSAPRDNKNKIIKSYYDQIYIKKLDFKLALVDVINQKISISKEAKILNDKLAEESNDNQELIDLYITDLNIIKEFWKWKNKKIALNERQTNNIVELIKYLKLPSIDDLVQESYLFSIPTKQQKRQNRKNIQMIFQDPGSSLNERMSVENVIAEGLENFQELYKSDEILDEYIDYYNSQELNNIISKDNIKNFNEVKKYVILKLIESVGLLPEHLSRYPHEFSGGQKQRIGIARSLALKPKIIIADEPISALDVSIRAQVLNLFQQFKEDYGLTYFFVTHDLSVVKFIADRIAVIYHGEIVEMALAEELFKNPLHPYTKSLLSAIPVPDPDYVFDKELIEYRPWKEHYDYIFDMPKFVEFSDNHFVLANKREIEKMKKS; from the coding sequence ATGTTAAAAGACGATAAAGAAGTTTTATTAAATGTCCGAGATTTAGTTATTGAATTTAGAAATAAGGGTAGAAAATTCCAAGCTGTTAAAAATGTTTCTTTTGATATTTATAAACAAGAAATCTTTGGATTGGTGGGTGAATCTGGTTCTGGAAAAACAACTATTGGTCGAGCAATAGCTGGTGTTCAAGAAATAAAGGATGGTTCTATATATTTAGATAATCAAATTGTAGCTGGTCAACCAACATCTCTTTATAAACTAAATCAGCAAATAAACAAAAATATTTATGTTATAGAAAATAAATATATAGTAAACTGCAATTATATTGAAAAATTAATTTTTCAATTAAAACTTTCTTATGTTAAATATAAAGATAATCCTGAAATGTTGATAAAAGCAAACTGAAAAAAAGTGTTTGCTAGCTCAAAAATAGCTTTAATTCACCATTTAACAAAAGATTGTTTAAAATTTATTAATCAAAACATTAAAAACTTTGAACGAATTAATCAATTTGTTACTAATATTCACAATTACATTCCTGAAGTGCCAATTGAATTAGAAAATTCTATTTTAGCCAAAAATGTAGACACAAAAGATATTTTTCTTAAATTAAAAGAAAAAATAAGTTTAGACTTTTTTGATCTTGATGAAATACAGAACAAGGTTAATGAAGTTATAAAAAATAAGAAGCAAACTTCTTTTATAGAGTTATTGCACTTCATTTTTACTAAGCTAGAACTTATTAAATTAAATAACGATAAGATTCTTAGAAGAATAAACATAGCAAAACATTTAGAAAAACAAAATCTTGATCTTTCAGCTCCAAGAGATAATAAAAACAAAATTATAAAATCTTATTATGATCAAATTTACATTAAAAAGTTAGATTTTAAGTTAGCACTAGTTGATGTCATTAATCAAAAAATAAGTATTTCAAAAGAGGCAAAAATTTTAAATGACAAACTAGCAGAAGAAAGCAATGATAATCAAGAGTTGATAGATCTTTATATTACAGATTTAAATATAATTAAAGAATTTTGAAAATGAAAAAACAAAAAAATTGCTCTTAATGAAAGACAAACTAATAATATTGTTGAATTAATAAAATATTTAAAACTGCCATCAATTGATGATTTAGTCCAAGAATCTTATTTATTTAGTATCCCAACAAAGCAACAAAAACGTCAAAACAGAAAAAACATTCAAATGATTTTTCAAGATCCAGGGTCTTCGCTAAACGAAAGGATGTCTGTTGAAAACGTTATTGCTGAAGGTTTAGAAAATTTTCAAGAGTTATATAAATCTGATGAGATACTTGATGAATATATTGATTATTATAATTCTCAAGAATTAAACAATATAATATCCAAAGATAATATTAAAAATTTTAATGAAGTTAAAAAATATGTAATTTTAAAATTGATAGAATCTGTTGGGTTGCTACCAGAACATTTATCAAGATACCCCCATGAATTTTCAGGTGGACAAAAACAACGTATAGGAATCGCTAGAAGCCTTGCATTGAAACCCAAAATTATAATAGCTGATGAACCAATATCAGCTCTTGATGTTTCTATTAGAGCACAAGTTTTAAATTTATTTCAACAATTTAAAGAAGATTATGGCTTAACATATTTCTTTGTAACCCATGATCTATCTGTTGTTAAATTTATTGCTGATAGAATTGCTGTTATTTATCATGGCGAAATTGTCGAAATGGCATTAGCTGAAGAACTATTTAAAAATCCATTACATCCTTATACTAAAAGTTTATTATCAGCAATTCCAGTTCCAGATCCAGATTATGTTTTTGATAAAGAACTTATTGAATATCGCCCTTGAAAAGAACATTACGATTATATTTTTGACATGCCAAAGTTTGTAGAGTTCTCAGACAATCATTTTGTTTTAGCTAATAAAAGAGAAATTGAAAAAATGAAAAAAAGTTAA
- the oppD gene encoding oligopeptide ABC transporter ATP-binding protein OppD, translating into MQKPNKILSVKDVEVKFRVRNRILTAIRSVSFDLYDGEILAIVGESGSGKSVITKTFTGMLETNGWISEGSIVYKPIQEAIDDQKAFFKKPFDIANVEKVLIDSGVVSFVKKKNQKQTNKIKTQIKHILSLNPEETTKIVNKKELLEKLEIKINKLELLITDLNEKSLEFKRHKNFKKISKITSKINKCVLDKEIIINDEKRNELISNLNQKIIELEVDTMKVRKMNNFEKNTLRKVIAAIEAFIDSDIAISESLQKQIDNYFTNKSFLSNLEFELKAIYDQIINHKTVDKEHFINLMFDWDQISKNYITNKKNANKSMRELRGKTIATIFQDPMTSLNPLLTVGFQITEILRRQSHYSREEAKKQAIILLEQVGIPDAKTRYKDIPGQYSGGMRQRVVIAIALACKPKILICDEPTTALDVTIQAQILKLIKDLQKIYKFSVIFITHDLGVVASIADRVAVMYAGQIVEIGTSHEIFKQPKHPYTWALLLSLPQLGTKGERIYSIAGTPPSLFNEIKGDAFAPRNKHALAIDYIHEPPMFKVTETHYAKTWLLHDNSKKVEPPKEILERIKKGS; encoded by the coding sequence ATGCAAAAGCCAAATAAGATATTATCTGTAAAAGATGTGGAAGTAAAGTTTCGGGTTAGAAACAGAATTTTAACCGCTATTAGGAGTGTTTCGTTTGATTTATATGATGGTGAAATTTTAGCAATTGTTGGTGAATCTGGTTCTGGAAAATCAGTTATTACAAAAACATTTACTGGTATGTTAGAGACTAACGGATGAATAAGTGAAGGTTCAATTGTTTATAAACCAATTCAAGAAGCTATTGATGACCAAAAAGCCTTTTTTAAAAAACCCTTTGATATTGCAAATGTAGAAAAAGTATTAATTGATTCTGGGGTTGTTAGTTTTGTAAAGAAAAAAAATCAAAAACAGACAAATAAAATTAAAACTCAGATAAAACACATATTGAGTCTCAATCCAGAAGAAACAACTAAAATTGTAAATAAAAAGGAATTACTTGAAAAATTGGAGATAAAAATTAATAAGTTAGAATTATTAATAACTGATTTAAATGAAAAATCTTTAGAATTTAAAAGGCATAAAAATTTTAAAAAAATTTCAAAAATTACAAGTAAAATAAATAAATGCGTCTTAGATAAAGAAATTATTATAAATGATGAAAAAAGAAATGAGTTAATTTCTAATTTAAATCAAAAAATTATTGAACTTGAAGTCGACACAATGAAGGTTAGAAAAATGAATAACTTTGAAAAAAATACACTTCGAAAAGTTATTGCAGCTATTGAAGCTTTTATTGATAGCGATATTGCTATAAGTGAATCTTTGCAAAAACAAATTGATAATTACTTCACCAATAAAAGTTTTTTAAGTAATTTAGAATTTGAATTAAAGGCTATTTATGATCAAATCATCAATCATAAGACAGTTGACAAAGAACACTTTATTAACTTAATGTTTGATTGAGATCAAATTTCTAAAAATTATATTACCAACAAAAAAAATGCAAATAAATCTATGCGAGAACTAAGAGGTAAAACGATTGCAACAATATTTCAAGATCCAATGACTTCTTTAAATCCTTTATTAACGGTTGGTTTTCAAATTACTGAAATCTTAAGAAGACAATCGCATTATTCGAGAGAAGAAGCCAAAAAACAAGCAATCATATTATTAGAACAAGTTGGGATACCTGATGCTAAAACACGTTATAAAGATATTCCTGGTCAGTATTCTGGTGGAATGAGACAAAGAGTTGTTATTGCAATTGCTTTAGCTTGTAAACCAAAAATTTTAATTTGTGATGAACCAACAACAGCACTTGATGTAACTATTCAAGCTCAAATTTTAAAGTTGATTAAAGATTTACAAAAAATATACAAATTTTCTGTTATTTTTATTACTCATGATTTAGGTGTAGTTGCTAGTATTGCGGATCGTGTGGCTGTTATGTATGCAGGTCAAATTGTAGAAATTGGAACTAGTCATGAAATTTTTAAACAACCAAAACATCCATACACTTGAGCGCTACTTTTATCTTTACCTCAGTTAGGAACAAAAGGTGAAAGAATTTATTCTATAGCTGGTACACCACCCAGTTTATTCAATGAAATTAAAGGTGATGCTTTTGCTCCAAGGAATAAACACGCTCTTGCAATTGATTATATACATGAACCACCAATGTTTAAAGTCACTGAAACTCATTATGCTAAAACCTGGTTGTTACACGATAATTCAAAAAAAGTTGAACCACCAAAAGAAATATTAGAAAGAATTAAAAAAGGTAGCTAA
- a CDS encoding ABC transporter substrate-binding protein, with translation MKTTNYKKSTLISLLTGGLVVSIASTSVVSCSASLEKIQGRKRDVKTYTEAFLSVPDSWNIAHTQLTTNAGFLSNLYAGALSIDEYGRTYGDIFESGYATGNSTYVAKDSNAGEGVNDYTTWKYRIRDNANWFNGKGEVLRAIKATDFDNAAAYILNVNNISEVTALWTTFIKNAEQMLELLGPILNNIEKNQEFIPSDENVENVTALGVYKVLIEKMKSSSTISFVAKNSKYKKAPSSGDDERSEEEKDEFITKKVSIDDGGFGLITDNDKNTVQYNLVKPAAYFETVLTYAPFAPIHELIVGQLENGPVDVYSGAYLPKEITPDKKIEFVKNKNYHFAQRTEIENLVWLNATTNFNNETTRRMFEKGEIDGFGVSVNDVVGWKKYIGDDYDNPNFKSIYVSEIVPGSHYNIIYNYFNTDILSTTNSTTEEKNKAIAASKLLESKDARVFIATNLNRSTYAKYYSKRFDEEGSTTSKNIVNSYTLEGTGVDPDGKDYTQYVAEEAEKKVKSHGGSLTKDDWKNGSDPLLNHPELYGNHKNQEDVISDVNKFIDDNKIARNKNNKVELRVLMDPSGTNSNSPFFQSTFNNFNAVKDNPIQIESFVPIDNNDYSARNGEGRYDIAISGWGPDYADPYTFLETVRIKGSMSHYSGTNRLINGEHTKYQDVVRTTEFDKLVEDLTDYDTKVKQIDLNNDLDVKQRYEAFAEQEYNFFFENALQTPWFSTNAYKSFTVNYLRNFTGGNAIYGNSADRTFLRRKNEQLWTRDQNLKWRDFVREQRKEIKENPGHLKEGNILFLK, from the coding sequence ATGAAAACAACAAATTACAAAAAATCCACACTTATATCTTTATTAACTGGTGGACTTGTGGTTAGCATTGCATCAACATCTGTTGTGTCTTGCTCGGCTTCACTAGAAAAAATCCAAGGACGTAAAAGAGATGTTAAAACATATACCGAAGCTTTTTTATCTGTCCCTGATAGTTGAAATATTGCACATACACAATTAACTACAAATGCAGGTTTTTTAAGTAATCTTTATGCTGGAGCATTATCAATTGATGAGTATGGAAGAACTTATGGTGACATTTTTGAATCAGGCTATGCAACAGGTAATAGCACTTATGTAGCTAAAGATTCTAACGCTGGAGAAGGAGTTAATGACTACACAACATGAAAATATAGAATTAGAGATAATGCGAATTGATTTAATGGTAAAGGTGAAGTTTTAAGGGCAATTAAAGCAACAGATTTTGATAATGCAGCTGCTTATATTCTTAATGTCAATAACATTTCCGAAGTAACTGCTCTATGAACTACTTTTATTAAAAATGCAGAGCAAATGTTAGAACTGTTGGGTCCTATTTTAAATAATATTGAAAAAAACCAAGAGTTTATACCAAGCGATGAAAATGTAGAAAATGTAACCGCTTTAGGTGTTTATAAAGTTTTGATTGAAAAAATGAAGAGCTCATCAACAATTTCATTTGTTGCAAAAAACTCTAAATATAAAAAAGCTCCGTCATCAGGTGATGATGAAAGATCAGAAGAAGAAAAAGATGAATTTATAACCAAAAAAGTTTCTATTGATGATGGTGGTTTTGGTTTGATTACTGATAATGATAAAAATACAGTTCAATATAATTTAGTTAAACCAGCAGCGTATTTTGAAACTGTTTTAACTTACGCACCATTTGCTCCAATTCATGAGTTAATTGTAGGACAGTTGGAAAATGGTCCTGTTGATGTTTATAGTGGTGCTTATTTACCAAAAGAAATTACACCAGACAAGAAAATTGAATTTGTAAAAAATAAAAATTATCATTTTGCACAAAGAACAGAAATTGAAAATTTAGTTTGATTAAACGCAACAACCAATTTTAACAATGAAACAACTAGAAGAATGTTTGAAAAAGGTGAAATTGATGGATTTGGAGTTTCAGTAAATGATGTTGTTGGGTGAAAAAAATACATTGGTGATGATTATGATAACCCAAACTTTAAATCAATATATGTTTCTGAAATAGTACCTGGAAGTCATTATAATATAATTTATAATTATTTTAACACTGATATACTTTCAACTACAAATTCAACTACTGAAGAGAAAAATAAAGCTATTGCAGCAAGTAAACTATTAGAATCAAAAGACGCAAGAGTTTTTATCGCAACAAATTTAAATAGATCAACTTACGCTAAATATTATAGTAAAAGATTTGATGAAGAAGGCTCTACAACATCTAAAAATATTGTTAACTCATATACTTTAGAAGGCACAGGTGTAGATCCTGATGGAAAAGATTACACTCAGTATGTTGCAGAAGAAGCAGAAAAAAAAGTTAAAAGTCATGGTGGCAGTTTAACTAAAGATGATTGAAAAAATGGGAGTGATCCTTTATTAAACCATCCAGAACTTTATGGAAATCACAAAAATCAAGAAGATGTTATTTCTGATGTTAATAAATTTATTGATGATAATAAAATTGCTCGAAATAAAAACAACAAGGTTGAATTAAGAGTTTTAATGGACCCAAGTGGTACTAATTCTAATAGTCCATTTTTTCAATCAACGTTTAATAATTTCAATGCAGTTAAAGATAACCCTATTCAAATTGAAAGTTTTGTCCCAATTGATAATAATGATTACTCAGCAAGGAATGGAGAAGGTCGTTATGACATTGCTATTTCTGGTTGAGGACCTGATTATGCAGATCCATACACTTTCTTAGAAACAGTAAGAATAAAAGGAAGTATGAGCCATTATTCTGGAACAAACCGATTAATTAATGGTGAACACACAAAATACCAAGATGTAGTTCGTACAACTGAGTTTGACAAACTTGTTGAAGATTTAACAGACTATGATACAAAGGTTAAACAAATTGATCTTAATAATGATTTAGATGTTAAACAAAGATATGAAGCATTTGCAGAACAAGAGTATAATTTCTTTTTTGAAAATGCTCTTCAAACACCTTGATTTTCTACAAATGCTTATAAATCTTTTACTGTTAACTATTTAAGAAACTTTACAGGTGGTAATGCTATTTACGGAAATTCAGCTGATCGCACTTTCTTAAGAAGAAAAAATGAACAGCTTTGAACAAGAGATCAAAATTTAAAATGAAGAGATTTTGTTAGAGAACAAAGAAAAGAAATAAAAGAAAACCCAGGACATTTAAAAGAAGGGAATATTTTATTTTTAAAATAA
- the oppC gene encoding oligopeptide ABC transporter permease OppC has translation MEYIKSKKFNLDIYNIDSNLFEWVGDDVKQAEHIYTKPYSYWKTVFKKAFSSYLFITCFSLLVIFLLMSFTIAVGKPAVPLLSQPSLPHGPSAQHWFGTGKLGEDIWNKVWIGSRTTLFFAAMVFSIQIVLGLIIGAIWGFYAKLDMLFLEVTRFITIIPDMILWLVIIFLAGGEKGVGIIVFAVSITSWIGLASLMRIQIILTKQTEYNIASKVLGTSGPKVIKNNILPKILPIVIQEIAFALPAAISIDSGLAYLGYGFIQPNKLEKASLGSILNEVLSDNSWQEYPYLLIVPLVFVGGISLLFYMMGKVLADSLDPKTHR, from the coding sequence ATGGAATATATAAAATCCAAAAAATTTAATTTAGATATTTACAATATTGACTCCAACTTATTTGAATGGGTTGGTGATGATGTAAAACAAGCAGAGCACATTTATACTAAGCCTTATAGTTACTGAAAAACTGTTTTTAAAAAAGCTTTTTCAAGTTATTTATTTATTACATGTTTTAGTCTTTTAGTTATTTTTTTATTAATGAGTTTTACAATAGCTGTTGGAAAACCAGCTGTTCCACTATTATCACAACCATCTTTACCACATGGACCATCGGCACAGCATTGGTTTGGCACTGGTAAATTAGGAGAAGACATTTGAAATAAAGTTTGAATTGGGTCTAGAACTACTCTGTTTTTTGCAGCTATGGTTTTTTCAATTCAAATTGTTTTAGGACTAATAATCGGAGCTATTTGAGGTTTTTATGCTAAGTTAGATATGTTATTTTTAGAAGTAACTAGATTTATTACCATTATCCCTGATATGATTTTGTGACTTGTAATTATATTCTTAGCTGGTGGTGAAAAAGGTGTTGGTATTATTGTTTTTGCAGTATCGATCACTAGTTGAATTGGTTTAGCCTCGTTAATGAGAATTCAAATTATTTTAACAAAGCAAACAGAATATAATATTGCGTCAAAAGTGTTAGGAACAAGTGGACCAAAAGTTATAAAAAATAACATTTTACCTAAGATTTTACCAATTGTAATTCAAGAAATAGCTTTTGCACTTCCAGCAGCTATTTCAATTGATTCTGGTTTAGCATATCTTGGTTATGGGTTTATACAACCAAATAAATTAGAAAAAGCATCTTTAGGTTCAATATTAAACGAAGTACTTTCGGATAACTCTTGACAAGAGTATCCATATCTTTTAATTGTCCCACTAGTTTTCGTTGGAGGAATATCTCTTTTGTTTTACATGATGGGAAAAGTTTTAGCTGATTCACTGGACCCTAAAACTCATAGATAA